From Halotia branconii CENA392, the proteins below share one genomic window:
- a CDS encoding FHA domain-containing protein — MTNLQIQLSWEDPATGEQREPNLSVPIAFGREFARLPAELAGKRVARMLLNSNEVSRYHALIDYEHNQLVVIDQGSVNGVFVNGQRQVRSTLTNGDTLQIGPYMMTVRFNVNATTQATSPPSMIQFNPNTNLPDPSLPPVAQPISPISSTFPPPAFQAEKVVVQALHATGLPVDECDYLAIGAGLGSFVWVDLLRISGVRADRIVALGLESEPYARYKRLCLNSQIPLYERLRSNSDSCPDNIWGWPSYALREAWHDLSKGQFNSMFKYLWQVFAEPTFAETYTPRAGNVFDSIDREVKRIGWNQIYRYGRVRAIRKTDDGRYCVAYSRGPGNYAFLVSRYLHLATGYPAIQFLPDLQAYRGKYQDFKSVVNAYEAHDHVYEQLERQGGTVLIRGRGIVASRIVQRIYEARKRNQKITVLHLMRSPKPQGNKFQKSQRLVKNHYEFQPFNWPKACWGGELRVMLENASPEERQRLLADWGGTTTADRYDWQQITEQGLKEGWYQITFGEVLSVEQDAQNRTITHIKEKGLGEMKLAADFIVDATGLDAKVEANPLLADLVKHYSLPLNYLGRLVVANNFELVEMRSAKGQMYASGAITLGGPYAAVDSFLGLQYSALVAVNGLVAARAPGVHPLNPVTSFQQWLKWVFNQSP; from the coding sequence ATGACTAACTTACAAATTCAATTAAGTTGGGAAGATCCGGCGACGGGAGAACAGCGAGAACCAAATTTGAGTGTACCCATCGCTTTTGGTCGAGAGTTCGCCCGTTTACCTGCTGAACTAGCAGGTAAGCGCGTTGCCAGAATGTTGCTTAACAGTAACGAAGTTTCTCGTTATCACGCTTTGATTGACTATGAACACAACCAATTGGTGGTAATTGATCAAGGCAGCGTTAACGGTGTATTCGTCAATGGTCAGCGACAGGTGCGTAGTACCCTAACTAATGGGGATACTTTGCAAATTGGCCCTTACATGATGACGGTGAGGTTTAATGTTAACGCAACTACACAAGCCACCAGTCCGCCGTCAATGATTCAGTTTAACCCTAATACTAATCTCCCAGACCCTAGCTTACCTCCAGTAGCTCAGCCGATATCACCCATAAGTAGCACTTTTCCACCACCAGCATTTCAGGCAGAAAAAGTGGTTGTACAAGCACTTCACGCTACAGGTTTACCAGTAGATGAATGTGATTATTTGGCAATTGGGGCAGGACTAGGTAGTTTTGTGTGGGTTGATTTACTGCGAATTAGTGGTGTACGTGCTGATCGAATCGTGGCTTTGGGATTGGAGAGTGAACCGTATGCGCGTTACAAACGCCTCTGTCTTAATTCGCAAATTCCTTTATATGAAAGATTACGTTCTAATTCTGACTCTTGCCCTGATAATATTTGGGGCTGGCCTAGTTACGCTTTGAGGGAAGCTTGGCATGATTTGAGCAAAGGTCAGTTTAATTCAATGTTCAAGTATTTATGGCAGGTGTTCGCTGAACCAACCTTTGCCGAAACTTATACGCCCCGCGCAGGTAATGTCTTCGATTCGATAGATCGAGAGGTCAAGCGCATTGGCTGGAATCAAATCTATCGCTATGGGCGAGTTAGGGCAATTCGCAAAACTGATGATGGCAGATATTGCGTAGCTTATTCTCGCGGCCCAGGCAACTATGCTTTTTTAGTTAGTCGTTATTTACATTTAGCTACTGGATATCCAGCTATCCAGTTTCTTCCAGATTTACAAGCTTATAGGGGAAAATATCAAGATTTTAAGTCTGTTGTCAATGCTTATGAAGCACACGACCATGTTTATGAGCAACTAGAAAGACAAGGTGGTACTGTCTTGATTCGGGGGCGAGGAATTGTAGCTTCGCGGATTGTGCAGCGGATTTATGAAGCGAGAAAGCGAAATCAGAAGATCACAGTTTTGCATTTAATGCGATCGCCTAAACCTCAAGGTAACAAATTTCAAAAGTCTCAGCGGCTAGTCAAAAATCACTACGAATTTCAACCGTTTAACTGGCCGAAAGCTTGTTGGGGTGGTGAACTCCGTGTCATGTTAGAAAATGCTAGTCCTGAAGAACGCCAGCGTTTATTAGCAGACTGGGGCGGTACAACTACCGCAGATCGCTATGACTGGCAGCAGATTACCGAACAAGGGTTAAAAGAAGGTTGGTATCAAATTACTTTTGGCGAAGTTTTAAGTGTAGAACAAGATGCTCAAAATCGCACTATTACCCATATCAAAGAAAAAGGCTTGGGAGAAATGAAACTAGCGGCTGACTTTATTGTTGATGCTACCGGACTTGATGCCAAGGTGGAAGCAAATCCTTTGCTGGCTGATTTGGTGAAACATTACAGTCTGCCGTTGAATTATCTAGGGCGGTTGGTGGTAGCCAACAATTTTGAATTAGTAGAAATGCGTAGTGCAAAAGGTCAAATGTATGCGTCTGGGGCAATTACCCTAGGTGGTCCTTATGCAGCAGTTGATAGTTTTTTGGGCTTGCAGTATTCGGCATTAGTTGCAGTGAACGGACTTGTAGCTGCCCGTGCGCCTGGAGTTCATCCCTTAAATCCTGTAACTTCCTTTCAGCAGTGGCTAAAGTGGGTGTTTAATCAATCGCCTTAG
- a CDS encoding NAD(P)H-quinone oxidoreductase subunit N: protein MALITTGNGLIRDLEKFGSLGVYIPLEGGFEGRYQRRLRAAGYTTLHITARGLGDVAAYLTGVHGVRPPHLGKKSTGSGAAVGYTYYLPPIVNYQLEQLSPKSKGLVVWMIEGHILSDQEVEFLATLPSLEPRVKVIVERGGDRTFRWQSLKETYSASYQAV from the coding sequence ATGGCACTAATTACCACTGGCAACGGTTTAATTCGCGATCTGGAAAAATTTGGCTCTCTTGGCGTGTATATTCCTTTGGAGGGAGGATTTGAAGGTAGATATCAACGGCGACTGCGGGCGGCTGGTTATACTACCCTCCACATTACCGCTAGGGGGTTGGGTGATGTAGCTGCTTATCTGACAGGAGTTCATGGAGTGAGGCCGCCACATCTAGGTAAGAAAAGTACTGGTAGTGGCGCGGCAGTAGGTTATACATATTATTTGCCGCCGATTGTTAACTATCAACTAGAACAGCTATCACCAAAGTCAAAGGGGTTAGTTGTGTGGATGATAGAAGGACATATTCTTTCTGATCAGGAAGTGGAATTTTTAGCAACTTTGCCTAGCTTAGAACCACGAGTTAAGGTGATTGTTGAAAGAGGTGGCGATCGCACTTTTCGTTGGCAATCGCTAAAAGAGACTTACTCTGCTAGCTATCAAGCTGTGTAA
- the nfi gene encoding deoxyribonuclease V (cleaves DNA at apurinic or apyrimidinic sites) — protein sequence MKIYQSHAWPLTVEEAIAIQEKLRNQVITEDQLQESVQYVAGVDMGFEANGTISRAAVAVLSFPDLQVVETTLAYRPTSFPYIPGFLSFREIPAVLDALEKVETTPDIILCDGQGIAHPRRLGIASHLGLLLDLPTIGVAKSLLIGKHEELPETRGNWQPLIHKGEIIGAALRSRTKVKPVYVSSGHKVSLSTAINYVLRCTPKYRLPETTRIADKLASARSSK from the coding sequence ATGAAAATTTATCAAAGTCATGCTTGGCCTTTGACAGTTGAGGAAGCTATAGCTATCCAAGAAAAGTTACGGAATCAAGTAATTACTGAAGATCAACTTCAAGAATCTGTGCAGTACGTTGCTGGTGTGGATATGGGCTTTGAAGCCAATGGAACGATTAGCCGGGCAGCAGTAGCAGTGCTGAGTTTTCCTGATTTGCAAGTAGTCGAGACAACTTTAGCCTACCGTCCGACATCATTTCCCTATATTCCTGGTTTCCTTTCATTTCGGGAAATCCCAGCGGTATTGGATGCCTTAGAAAAAGTAGAAACAACACCAGATATTATTTTGTGTGATGGTCAAGGCATTGCCCATCCTCGAAGATTGGGTATAGCCAGTCATTTAGGTTTACTGTTGGATCTGCCTACCATTGGTGTAGCAAAATCATTGTTAATTGGTAAGCATGAAGAATTACCAGAAACTAGAGGTAATTGGCAACCATTGATACACAAAGGCGAAATAATAGGGGCCGCTTTGCGATCGCGGACAAAAGTCAAACCTGTGTATGTCTCTAGTGGTCATAAAGTGAGTTTATCTACAGCAATTAACTATGTACTACGCTGTACACCCAAATATCGACTACCAGAAACCACACGTATTGCTGACAAACTAGCATCTGCAAGATCAAGCAAATAA
- a CDS encoding Uma2 family endonuclease, whose amino-acid sequence MTIASQPQLTLDAFLKLPETEPASDFINGDIIQKPMPQGEHSLLQATFCETINGIAKSQKIAYALPELRCTFGGASVVPDVSVFRWHRIPKTSSGRIVNRFEIHPDWAIKILSPDQRLKKVLSKLLHCSRNGTEIGWLINPEDESVLGIFPGQRVELYEGADKLPILEGIELELTAQQVFSWLSL is encoded by the coding sequence ATGACTATTGCCAGTCAACCCCAACTAACTTTAGACGCGTTCCTCAAACTACCGGAAACTGAACCAGCATCAGATTTTATCAATGGAGACATCATTCAAAAACCCATGCCTCAAGGTGAACATAGCTTGCTCCAAGCTACTTTTTGCGAAACAATAAACGGCATAGCTAAAAGCCAAAAAATTGCTTACGCTTTGCCAGAACTGCGTTGTACCTTTGGCGGTGCTTCTGTTGTTCCTGATGTGTCTGTGTTTCGCTGGCATAGAATCCCTAAAACTTCATCTGGCAGAATTGTTAATCGCTTTGAAATTCATCCCGACTGGGCAATTAAGATTCTTTCCCCAGACCAAAGGTTAAAAAAAGTATTGAGTAAGTTATTGCATTGTTCACGCAATGGTACTGAAATTGGCTGGTTAATCAATCCGGAAGATGAAAGTGTGCTAGGGATTTTTCCTGGTCAACGAGTGGAATTATATGAAGGTGCTGATAAATTACCAATTCTTGAGGGTATTGAATTGGAACTAACAGCCCAACAGGTTTTTAGTTGGTTGAGTTTATGA
- a CDS encoding 50S ribosomal protein L23: MPNLDPRHLADLVRRPIVTEKATILMEQNKYTFEVTPKASKPEIKAAIEDLFQVKVVKINTALPPRKKRRVGKFIGYKPQYKRAIVTVASGDEEKIRQVLFPEL, from the coding sequence GTGCCTAACCTTGACCCCCGTCACCTTGCTGATTTAGTGCGTCGCCCAATTGTTACAGAAAAAGCGACCATCTTGATGGAGCAGAACAAATACACATTTGAAGTCACTCCTAAAGCAAGCAAGCCAGAAATTAAAGCAGCAATTGAAGACTTGTTTCAAGTCAAAGTTGTCAAAATCAATACTGCATTACCCCCACGTAAAAAACGGCGTGTAGGTAAATTTATTGGTTATAAACCCCAATACAAACGAGCCATCGTCACTGTCGCGTCTGGGGATGAAGAGAAGATTAGACAAGTTCTGTTCCCAGAACTTTAA
- the rplC gene encoding 50S ribosomal protein L3, giving the protein MSVGILGTKLGMTQVFDEAGVAIPVTVVQAGPCTVTQIKTKQTDGYAAIQVGFGAVKPKALNRPLLGHLAKSSAPALRHLNEYHTDATSDYALGQEIKADIFSVGQIVDVVGTSIGRGFAGNQKRNNFGRGPMSHGSKNHRAPGSIGAGTTPGRVYPGKRMAGRLGGKRITISKLTVVRVDVERNLLLIKGAIPGKPGSLVNVLPAKKVGSKK; this is encoded by the coding sequence GTGTCTGTAGGTATTCTCGGCACCAAGCTGGGCATGACCCAAGTGTTTGACGAAGCAGGAGTAGCTATTCCTGTCACCGTAGTTCAAGCTGGTCCATGCACCGTTACCCAAATTAAAACGAAACAGACTGATGGTTACGCCGCCATTCAAGTCGGCTTTGGCGCAGTCAAACCAAAGGCATTAAACAGACCGCTACTAGGTCATCTGGCAAAATCATCTGCCCCTGCGTTGCGTCACTTAAACGAGTATCACACAGATGCCACTAGTGATTATGCTTTAGGTCAAGAGATTAAAGCAGATATTTTTAGTGTTGGTCAAATTGTAGATGTAGTTGGTACAAGTATCGGTCGCGGTTTCGCCGGCAACCAAAAGCGTAATAATTTTGGTCGTGGGCCGATGTCTCACGGTTCCAAAAATCACAGAGCGCCAGGTTCCATCGGTGCTGGTACGACACCCGGTCGTGTTTATCCCGGTAAACGGATGGCAGGGCGTTTAGGCGGAAAGCGCATCACAATCAGCAAGTTGACTGTAGTGCGAGTAGATGTAGAACGCAACTTACTGCTAATTAAAGGAGCCATTCCTGGTAAACCAGGTTCCTTAGTGAATGTTCTACCCGCAAAGAAAGTTGGTAGCAAAAAATAG
- a CDS encoding FHA domain-containing protein: MNALTLQWHDAGQDKTQNIYEQQPSKNTGTVRIGRDPVRCDIVVSNPTVSGLHVEIFFHPQQQQFLIRNLRSQNPPLINGQQLAQGEMPLNQGSVICLGQMQFQVTAVAINNIPATILVPPQPAVANLHPQQPQVQPRHHYHPPTPPQGIYGLECPKCHKVSPGENLQIGCPWCGTSLAAAVSVLVAPSN; this comes from the coding sequence ATGAATGCACTAACTTTGCAGTGGCACGATGCAGGTCAAGATAAAACACAGAATATTTATGAACAACAACCCAGCAAAAATACTGGAACTGTCCGCATCGGTCGTGATCCAGTGCGGTGCGATATTGTTGTAAGTAACCCGACCGTATCTGGTCTACATGTAGAAATATTTTTTCATCCTCAACAGCAACAGTTTTTAATTAGAAATCTGCGATCGCAAAATCCCCCCTTAATAAATGGACAGCAACTAGCCCAAGGTGAAATGCCTTTAAATCAAGGAAGTGTGATTTGTTTGGGTCAAATGCAATTCCAAGTTACTGCTGTTGCAATTAATAATATTCCAGCAACTATATTAGTACCACCACAACCAGCAGTAGCAAATCTGCATCCACAGCAGCCACAAGTACAGCCGAGGCATCATTACCATCCACCAACACCACCACAAGGAATTTATGGCTTAGAGTGTCCTAAATGTCATAAAGTTTCCCCTGGTGAAAATCTGCAAATTGGCTGTCCTTGGTGTGGTACATCTTTAGCTGCGGCAGTGAGTGTATTAGTAGCACCTAGTAATTAA
- the rplD gene encoding 50S ribosomal protein L4: protein MVESVVKNWQGEQVGQTTFELRVAKEETAAHVVHRALVRQMTNSRQGTASTKTRAEVRGGGRKPWRQKGTGRARAGSIRSPLWRGGGVIFGPKPRDFNVKLNRKERRLALRTALVSRADDLIVVEEFSNELARPKTKELIAALTRWGVEPDNKALLILADIAENVYLSARNVQNLKLIPADQLNVYDLLHADKIVVTASALEKIQEVYSA, encoded by the coding sequence ATGGTAGAAAGTGTAGTTAAAAATTGGCAAGGAGAACAAGTCGGACAGACGACCTTTGAATTGCGAGTTGCTAAAGAAGAAACAGCAGCACACGTAGTGCATAGAGCATTGGTTCGGCAAATGACCAATTCTCGTCAAGGAACAGCCAGTACAAAAACTCGTGCAGAAGTTAGAGGCGGCGGTCGAAAACCTTGGCGGCAAAAAGGTACAGGCCGCGCCCGTGCCGGATCTATTCGTTCACCATTATGGCGTGGTGGTGGCGTAATTTTTGGGCCTAAGCCTAGAGACTTCAACGTCAAGTTAAATCGCAAAGAACGGCGTTTAGCATTGCGGACAGCACTGGTAAGCCGTGCTGACGACTTGATCGTGGTAGAAGAATTTAGCAACGAGCTAGCCCGCCCGAAAACTAAAGAATTGATAGCAGCGCTAACTCGTTGGGGCGTAGAACCAGATAATAAAGCACTATTAATTTTGGCTGACATTGCGGAGAACGTTTATTTGTCTGCCCGCAACGTACAGAATTTAAAGCTAATACCAGCTGACCAGCTAAACGTTTATGATTTGCTGCACGCTGACAAAATTGTCGTTACGGCATCAGCCCTAGAAAAAATTCAGGAGGTCTATAGTGCCTAA